One genomic segment of Thermodesulfobacterium sp. TA1 includes these proteins:
- a CDS encoding transposase: protein MGEEKYLDFGYLGLKGRGLAKEIKRRIKVIEVFPDEGSVERLLYLILKELNERLNSRKLRGFNEIELGNYHALPGKFFTQ from the coding sequence ATGGGAGAAGAGAAATACTTGGATTTTGGATATTTGGGTCTGAAGGGAAGGGGGTTAGCGAAAGAGATAAAAAGGAGGATAAAGGTAATAGAAGTATTTCCGGATGAAGGCTCTGTTGAGAGGTTGTTATATTTAATCTTGAAAGAACTGAATGAGAGGTTAAACTCAAGGAAGTTAAGAGGGTTTAATGAAATTGAATTGGGGAACTACCATGCCCTTCCCGGAAAATTTTTTACACAATAA
- the trpA gene encoding tryptophan synthase subunit alpha: MKKNALAIKKAIDRLKAKGEVALIPYICCWDPDLETTEAILWELAEVEPVCVELGFPFSDPVADGPTIQKAIIRALDHQPTFEAYFEFIARLNQKGFPFPIVCMTYYNIIFRFGLEKTVDYALQSGLAGFIIPDLPIEEAKPWLKVNQGKGLATIFLATPTSSEERIKKIVKYTKGFLYYVSITGITGARDTLPEDLADRLKKARQICGENLPLAVGFGISKKEQIKLLYPFADAFIIGSAIVKIVEEKGKNSPKQIKAFLKSLKDL, translated from the coding sequence ATGAAAAAAAATGCCTTAGCCATAAAAAAGGCTATAGATAGGCTCAAAGCTAAAGGTGAAGTAGCCCTTATTCCTTATATATGTTGCTGGGACCCTGATCTTGAAACTACTGAGGCTATACTCTGGGAGCTCGCAGAGGTTGAGCCAGTCTGCGTTGAGTTAGGATTCCCTTTTTCAGACCCTGTAGCCGATGGTCCAACCATTCAAAAAGCCATCATCCGTGCACTCGACCATCAGCCTACTTTTGAAGCCTATTTTGAGTTTATCGCAAGACTCAACCAAAAAGGTTTTCCTTTCCCGATAGTCTGCATGACCTATTATAATATTATTTTTCGTTTTGGCCTTGAAAAAACAGTAGACTATGCACTGCAATCAGGACTTGCTGGGTTTATCATCCCTGATTTACCGATAGAAGAAGCTAAACCTTGGCTAAAAGTTAATCAGGGGAAAGGACTGGCAACCATATTTCTTGCTACTCCTACCTCTTCAGAAGAACGTATAAAAAAAATCGTAAAATATACCAAAGGTTTTCTTTACTATGTTTCTATAACCGGAATAACCGGAGCCAGGGATACTCTTCCAGAAGATTTAGCAGATAGATTAAAAAAGGCAAGACAAATCTGCGGAGAGAACCTACCTTTAGCAGTAGGTTTTGGGATCTCTAAAAAGGAACAGATTAAACTTCTTTATCCTTTCGCAGACGCCTTTATAATAGGTAGTGCTATCGTAAAAATCGTCGAAGAAAAAGGAAAAAACTCTCCTAAACAGATAAAAGCCTTTCTCAAAAGTTTGAAAGACTTGTAA
- a CDS encoding transposase, producing the protein MGEEKYLDFGYLGLKGRGLAKEIKRRIKVIEVFPDEGSVERLLYLILKELNERLNSRKLRGFNKIELGNYHAFPGKIFTQ; encoded by the coding sequence ATGGGAGAAGAGAAATACTTGGATTTTGGATATTTGGGTCTGAAGGGAAGGGGGTTAGCGAAAGAGATAAAAAGGAGGATAAAGGTAATAGAAGTATTTCCGGATGAAGGCTCTGTTGAGAGGTTGTTATATTTAATCTTGAAAGAACTGAATGAGAGGTTAAACTCAAGGAAGTTAAGAGGGTTTAATAAAATTGAATTGGGGAACTACCATGCCTTTCCCGGAAAAATTTTTACACAATAA
- the aroB gene encoding 3-dehydroquinate synthase — protein MSVLTVKTKPPYQILIKPQVFDKIAEDLKDSLIFGKVAIITDDRVKSLYGEKLLSQLEKANVKAELFSFPAGEKSKNIETVVSLARKLIQNRFDRKDLLIALGGGVVGDITGFLASIYLRGIKYVQVPTTLLSQVDSSVGGKTGVDLPEGKNLIGTFYQPAKVYIDPLVLKTLPKKEIQNGLAEVIKYGCILKKNLFNFIARKGETLFELPPEDLQYIIYESCKIKAYVVAKDEKEAGLRRVLNFGHTIGHAIETELNYSIPHGLAVAIGMLVEARVSETLGIAEKEVFYPIKKLLAKLSYPLKLPSSVSPEKLINHLSKDKKIAQGKLTIVLLKRIGKFFFYEDPPFPKILEVLEELS, from the coding sequence ATGTCTGTGTTGACCGTTAAAACTAAACCACCCTACCAAATCCTCATCAAACCTCAGGTTTTTGATAAAATAGCCGAGGACTTAAAAGACTCACTAATTTTTGGTAAAGTAGCGATTATTACCGACGATAGAGTAAAATCTCTTTACGGAGAAAAACTTTTATCCCAGTTAGAAAAAGCTAACGTTAAAGCCGAACTTTTTTCTTTTCCGGCAGGTGAGAAGTCTAAAAACATAGAAACGGTGGTCTCTTTAGCCAGAAAACTTATACAAAATAGGTTTGACAGAAAAGACCTCCTTATAGCCTTAGGAGGCGGAGTAGTAGGAGACATTACAGGGTTTCTTGCAAGTATCTACCTCAGAGGCATAAAATATGTGCAGGTACCAACCACGCTTCTTTCTCAGGTAGATTCTTCAGTAGGAGGGAAAACCGGGGTCGACCTGCCAGAAGGTAAAAATCTTATTGGGACATTTTATCAACCTGCTAAGGTCTATATAGACCCTTTAGTTTTAAAAACCTTGCCTAAGAAAGAAATCCAAAACGGGCTTGCCGAAGTAATAAAATACGGCTGCATTTTAAAAAAAAATTTGTTTAATTTTATAGCCCGTAAAGGAGAAACCCTTTTTGAACTTCCTCCAGAAGACCTTCAGTATATTATTTATGAAAGCTGTAAAATTAAAGCTTATGTGGTAGCTAAAGACGAAAAAGAAGCTGGGTTAAGACGGGTTTTAAACTTTGGTCATACTATAGGGCATGCCATAGAAACAGAGTTAAACTACTCTATCCCCCATGGATTGGCGGTAGCTATCGGAATGTTGGTTGAAGCCAGAGTTTCAGAAACTCTCGGCATAGCAGAAAAAGAGGTTTTTTACCCTATAAAAAAACTTTTAGCTAAACTCTCTTATCCTTTAAAACTTCCCTCTTCTGTTTCTCCAGAGAAATTGATTAACCATCTTTCTAAAGATAAAAAGATAGCCCAAGGGAAACTAACCATAGTCCTTCTTAAACGGATAGGGAAGTTTTTTTTCTATGAAGACCCTCCTTTTCCTAAAATTCTTGAAGTTTTAGAAGAATTAAGTTAA
- the dapF gene encoding diaminopimelate epimerase translates to MEEATTKTEVGQIGFYKLCASGNDFIVILNFSQDITPEQGSELAKKLCRSKFSVSADGLILIERPSNPQAKFAWRFYNSDGSEAEMCGNGARCVARLVTELGLFESPFYFETKAGLIYAEVKGKRVKVALTSPKDLKLNLVLRTDYDWFLAHFVNTGVPHTVIFWEDIENAPVNKIGPKIRYHEAFSPAGTNVNFINIVEKEGKKVIQIRTYERGVEGETLACGTGSAASAYIAYKLGLVTSPVNVLTRGGEILTVYIEEKENKIYLEGDTLFVFKGVTLEDALK, encoded by the coding sequence ATGGAGGAAGCCACAACTAAAACAGAAGTTGGTCAAATAGGCTTTTATAAGCTTTGTGCCTCAGGCAATGATTTTATCGTCATTTTAAACTTTTCCCAAGACATAACCCCAGAACAAGGAAGTGAGCTTGCCAAAAAATTATGTCGTTCTAAATTTTCAGTATCTGCAGACGGTCTTATTTTGATTGAGAGACCTTCTAACCCACAGGCTAAGTTTGCCTGGAGGTTTTATAACTCAGACGGTAGCGAAGCAGAAATGTGTGGTAATGGAGCAAGATGTGTGGCAAGACTGGTAACTGAACTTGGGCTTTTCGAAAGTCCTTTTTATTTTGAGACCAAAGCTGGGCTTATCTATGCTGAGGTTAAAGGAAAGCGCGTAAAAGTAGCCCTTACTTCTCCTAAGGATTTAAAGTTAAACCTTGTACTCAGGACTGATTATGATTGGTTTTTAGCTCATTTTGTAAACACCGGTGTCCCACATACAGTTATCTTTTGGGAAGACATAGAAAACGCCCCTGTAAACAAAATCGGACCTAAAATAAGATATCATGAGGCTTTTAGTCCTGCGGGAACCAACGTAAATTTTATTAACATCGTAGAAAAGGAAGGAAAAAAGGTTATACAAATAAGGACTTATGAACGAGGTGTAGAAGGAGAAACCCTGGCCTGTGGCACCGGTTCTGCGGCTTCAGCTTACATCGCCTATAAACTTGGGTTGGTTACCTCTCCGGTAAACGTCCTTACTCGAGGTGGAGAAATCCTTACGGTTTACATAGAAGAAAAAGAAAATAAAATTTACTTAGAAGGGGATACCCTGTTTGTGTTTAAAGGTGTAACTTTAGAAGATGCGTTAAAATAA
- a CDS encoding ATP-binding protein: protein MRPFITIAHPHEDVLKNQLTMDIFAADLWQVHKGEAPFEYQECNEFFRKTYLTKGIAYLIEVVKKRLEGKGGDPVIQLQTPFGGGKTHSLIALYHKAKTEFNANVVVLSGTAFDPKDTFLWEEIEKQLTGKVVFLRGQISPGKEKLKALLEKYQPLLILMDEILQYTTKADGIKVGDTTLGTQTVSFMQELTETLATLPKAVLVFTLPSSLLEHFDDVAEKRFQQLQKVVGRMEKVLTPVEDEEVAHVIRRRLFKYVDEKLAEETIQEFIDYTEREGFLPIDKIIYRERFKASYPFQPEVIDVLYKRWGSFTTFQRTRGVLRLLALVVQSLKNSQKPFIRLGDFDLKNEEIRKELVKHIGPEYDSVIAADITSIDSGAKKVDTSLGSSYLSYQFGTRVATAIFMYSFSGGQERGATQREIKLSCAETGIQSSIIVETVGKLKDTLFYLSDSESLLFFTNKPNLNRILLNKIDAISDTELKEEEEKLVREAFKKTEHFDIYIWPEQPVDVSDTEKLKLIVLRDINSEKIRKFIETYGDRPRIYRNSLIFLCPLESEKVNFEKTLKERLAWQRIEKDKTLELSTDQKEKVENKINETEKYVKERIRYVYRIVYLPQKDEPERMDLGIPTYGAKKIISEEIYERLREEGKIIEKLSAHYLKEKYLREKAYVETKNILDSFYKTPGEVRIKDKSVLINALREGVKQGIFGLGYLENGEPVCKYIKTDVEPYFEEKEVIINPELCVESREEISLKTKEEIAIEFIKPTLPEFEKKEIVKKEELVEGIKRQVSLPKISKLLLKFNITPGKFSNIVKTINLINEKFESVNIKIEVSAKHGEMLKSEYEDKIIETIKQLGLEIEEEKLD from the coding sequence ATGAGACCTTTTATTACCATAGCACATCCCCATGAGGATGTGCTCAAAAATCAGCTTACAATGGATATTTTTGCTGCTGATTTATGGCAAGTTCATAAAGGTGAAGCTCCATTTGAGTATCAAGAGTGTAACGAATTTTTTAGAAAAACATATCTTACCAAAGGTATAGCTTATTTGATTGAAGTTGTTAAGAAAAGACTTGAAGGAAAAGGTGGAGACCCTGTAATTCAACTTCAAACTCCCTTTGGTGGTGGAAAAACTCATTCTTTGATAGCTCTTTATCACAAGGCTAAAACTGAGTTTAACGCTAATGTGGTAGTCTTATCTGGAACGGCCTTTGATCCAAAAGACACATTCCTTTGGGAAGAAATAGAAAAACAACTCACCGGAAAAGTGGTTTTTCTTAGAGGACAAATCTCTCCTGGAAAAGAAAAATTAAAAGCTCTGTTGGAAAAATATCAGCCGCTTTTAATCCTTATGGATGAAATTTTACAATATACTACCAAGGCAGATGGAATAAAAGTTGGAGATACAACCTTAGGCACTCAAACTGTTTCTTTTATGCAAGAGCTTACCGAAACCTTAGCTACTCTCCCCAAAGCTGTTTTGGTTTTTACTTTACCTTCCAGTTTGCTTGAACATTTTGATGATGTTGCTGAGAAGAGATTCCAACAATTACAGAAGGTTGTAGGAAGAATGGAAAAAGTGTTAACACCCGTAGAAGATGAGGAAGTAGCTCATGTTATTAGAAGAAGACTTTTTAAGTATGTTGATGAAAAATTAGCTGAAGAGACAATACAAGAATTTATTGATTATACGGAAAGGGAGGGTTTTTTACCTATAGATAAAATAATATATCGGGAAAGGTTTAAAGCAAGTTATCCCTTTCAGCCAGAAGTTATAGATGTCTTATACAAACGTTGGGGCTCTTTCACAACTTTTCAAAGGACAAGGGGAGTATTGAGATTACTTGCCTTAGTTGTCCAATCTCTGAAAAATTCTCAGAAACCTTTTATTAGACTTGGAGACTTTGACCTTAAAAATGAAGAAATAAGAAAAGAATTGGTTAAACATATTGGTCCAGAATATGATAGTGTTATAGCTGCTGACATTACGTCAATTGATTCAGGTGCAAAAAAGGTTGATACGTCTCTCGGTTCTTCTTATCTTTCTTATCAATTTGGCACAAGAGTAGCTACAGCAATCTTTATGTATTCCTTTTCTGGTGGGCAGGAAAGAGGAGCAACACAAAGAGAAATAAAACTTTCTTGTGCAGAAACTGGTATTCAAAGCAGTATAATTGTAGAAACCGTAGGAAAACTCAAAGATACGCTATTTTATCTATCAGATTCTGAAAGTCTTTTGTTTTTCACGAATAAACCCAATTTGAATCGCATTTTGCTTAATAAGATAGATGCAATAAGTGATACGGAACTTAAAGAGGAGGAAGAAAAATTAGTGCGTGAAGCTTTTAAGAAAACCGAACATTTTGATATCTACATTTGGCCTGAACAGCCAGTAGATGTCTCAGATACGGAAAAATTGAAGTTAATTGTGTTAAGAGACATTAACAGTGAAAAAATTAGAAAATTTATAGAAACCTATGGAGATAGACCAAGAATTTATCGGAATTCATTGATATTCTTATGTCCTTTAGAGTCTGAAAAAGTAAATTTCGAAAAAACTTTAAAAGAGAGACTTGCTTGGCAAAGAATAGAAAAGGACAAAACACTTGAATTGAGTACTGACCAAAAAGAAAAGGTGGAAAATAAAATCAATGAGACAGAAAAATATGTTAAAGAAAGAATAAGGTATGTTTACCGTATTGTTTATCTGCCACAAAAGGATGAACCTGAAAGAATGGATTTAGGTATCCCTACTTATGGAGCTAAAAAGATAATATCTGAAGAAATATACGAAAGATTAAGAGAAGAAGGAAAGATTATTGAAAAATTAAGTGCTCATTATCTGAAGGAGAAATACTTAAGAGAGAAAGCTTATGTAGAAACAAAGAATATTCTTGATTCATTTTATAAAACTCCCGGAGAAGTAAGAATAAAAGACAAAAGCGTGCTTATAAATGCTCTTAGAGAGGGAGTAAAACAAGGGATTTTTGGGCTTGGTTATTTAGAAAATGGGGAACCAGTTTGTAAATATATAAAAACTGATGTGGAACCTTATTTTGAAGAAAAGGAAGTTATTATTAATCCAGAATTATGCGTAGAAAGTAGAGAAGAAATTAGCCTTAAAACGAAAGAAGAAATTGCAATAGAATTTATAAAGCCGACTTTACCTGAATTTGAAAAGAAAGAGATTGTCAAAAAAGAAGAATTAGTTGAAGGAATAAAAAGACAAGTATCGCTACCAAAAATTAGTAAACTTTTGCTTAAATTCAATATTACTCCTGGTAAATTCTCTAACATTGTTAAAACAATAAACCTTATCAATGAAAAATTTGAAAGCGTCAATATAAAAATAGAGGTATCAGCTAAGCACGGAGAAATGCTTAAATCAGAATACGAAGACAAAATTATAGAAACAATAAAACAACTTGGCTTAGAAATAGAAGAAGAGAAATTAGATTGA
- the trpB gene encoding tryptophan synthase subunit beta, whose amino-acid sequence MKGPNRKGYFGGFGGRFIPETLIPLLYDLEKAYLNLKKEPSFWKEWKYLLQEYAGRPTPLYYAENLSRYLGGKVKVYLKREDLLHTGAHKINNTIGQVLLAKRLGKTRIIAETGAGQHGVATATACALLGLKCVVYMGAKDTERQKLNVFRMRLLGAEVVPVYSGTQTLKDAINEALRDWVTNVDSTLYVIGSVVGPHPYPMIVRDFQSIIGNEIKKQILKKEGRLPDIVLACVGGGSNAMGTFYPFRFDTQVRLIGVEAAGKGLNTDHHSATLAVGEPGVLHGMLTYLLQDKVGQIKGAHSVAPGLDYPGVGPEHAYFKESGRAEYVSVTDDEALEAFQLLSEKEGIIPALESAHAVAYLLKIAKDLPQGSIVVITLSGRGDKDVASVKEYLEEAHAL is encoded by the coding sequence ATGAAAGGGCCTAATCGGAAGGGATATTTCGGAGGTTTTGGAGGGAGGTTTATTCCTGAAACCTTAATCCCTCTGCTTTATGATTTAGAAAAAGCCTATCTTAACCTAAAAAAAGAACCTTCTTTTTGGAAAGAGTGGAAATACCTTCTTCAAGAATATGCCGGTCGCCCAACACCTTTATATTATGCAGAAAATCTTTCTCGTTATCTTGGGGGTAAGGTTAAAGTATATCTTAAAAGAGAAGACCTCCTTCATACCGGTGCCCATAAGATAAACAACACCATCGGTCAGGTTCTTTTGGCTAAAAGATTGGGTAAAACTCGTATCATCGCTGAAACCGGAGCAGGACAACACGGGGTAGCCACTGCTACTGCCTGTGCCCTCTTAGGGTTAAAATGTGTAGTCTATATGGGGGCTAAAGACACAGAAAGACAAAAATTAAACGTCTTTAGGATGAGACTTTTAGGGGCTGAGGTAGTTCCTGTCTATTCTGGTACTCAAACCTTAAAAGATGCCATAAACGAAGCTTTAAGAGATTGGGTTACAAACGTAGACTCTACCCTTTATGTAATAGGTTCAGTAGTAGGTCCTCATCCTTATCCGATGATAGTAAGGGATTTCCAAAGTATTATAGGAAACGAAATAAAAAAACAAATACTTAAAAAAGAAGGCCGTCTCCCAGATATTGTGCTTGCCTGTGTAGGGGGCGGTTCTAACGCGATGGGGACTTTTTATCCCTTTAGGTTTGATACTCAGGTAAGGCTTATCGGAGTTGAAGCCGCAGGAAAAGGGTTAAACACAGACCATCATTCAGCTACTCTAGCCGTAGGAGAACCCGGTGTTTTACATGGAATGCTTACCTATCTTCTCCAAGACAAGGTAGGACAGATAAAAGGAGCTCACTCTGTAGCCCCCGGGCTTGATTATCCAGGTGTAGGGCCAGAACATGCTTATTTTAAAGAATCTGGGCGGGCTGAATATGTGTCAGTTACCGATGATGAAGCCCTTGAGGCCTTTCAACTTCTTTCTGAAAAAGAGGGAATTATTCCTGCCCTTGAGTCTGCCCATGCGGTAGCTTATCTACTAAAAATCGCTAAAGACCTTCCCCAAGGTTCTATAGTAGTAATAACCCTTTCTGGAAGAGGAGATAAAGACGTAGCCTCAGTAAAGGAATACTTAGAGGAAGCGCACGCCCTATGA
- a CDS encoding RimK family alpha-L-glutamate ligase — translation MRPYYIVLSYQAFRKHFSELKEGDLIGIRLPLKKEEHGLIIDLIYRKVEAFPSFLSQLLCSSKTFQAEILKEFMPPFTFVVRDKNTLLASLTQLAQNKNFEKFITKDDQTNCGLGIRLWGSLEEIFNVAGTPVLPFPFVLQPFYPNIRDVRVIILGDLYVEAYERVNDLNFRKNIFWGGVSIPYRLSEEELSFCQKVMERGKFPYAHLDLIYIEEKGPYLSEINLKGGIKGAKISTEQYTQIINNLHQKYYSEWEKKFNPILYLTP, via the coding sequence ATGAGGCCTTACTATATAGTTTTAAGCTACCAAGCTTTTAGAAAGCATTTTTCTGAATTAAAAGAAGGAGACCTTATAGGAATAAGACTACCCCTAAAAAAAGAAGAACATGGGCTTATCATAGACCTTATTTACCGAAAGGTAGAGGCCTTTCCCTCTTTTTTGTCTCAACTTTTATGTAGTTCCAAAACCTTTCAGGCAGAAATATTAAAAGAGTTTATGCCTCCTTTTACTTTTGTCGTAAGAGACAAAAACACCCTCCTTGCAAGCCTTACTCAACTTGCTCAAAATAAAAATTTTGAAAAATTTATTACCAAGGATGACCAAACTAACTGCGGTTTAGGGATAAGGCTGTGGGGTTCGTTAGAAGAAATTTTTAACGTCGCAGGCACTCCGGTTTTACCTTTTCCCTTTGTATTACAACCTTTTTATCCTAACATCCGAGATGTACGGGTTATCATCTTAGGGGATCTTTATGTAGAAGCCTATGAGCGAGTAAACGACCTTAATTTTAGAAAAAACATCTTTTGGGGAGGAGTATCTATTCCCTATCGACTTTCAGAAGAAGAATTGTCCTTTTGCCAAAAGGTTATGGAAAGAGGAAAATTCCCTTACGCCCATCTTGATCTTATTTACATAGAGGAAAAAGGCCCTTATCTTTCAGAAATAAACCTTAAAGGGGGAATAAAGGGAGCTAAGATTTCAACCGAGCAGTATACCCAAATAATAAACAATCTCCATCAAAAATATTACTCTGAATGGGAAAAAAAATTCAACCCAATTTTATACCTCACCCCTTAA
- a CDS encoding hotdog fold thioesterase encodes MEVQKKEKVWEIARFMRNQDKVAVWLQVDLIDVDFGYALIGMKVREDMLNAAKVCQGGALFSFADFAFAIASNSHGKLALAISSTIYFTSSAKEGEYLYAEAKELSLTRRTGVYEVKVFEKETGRLIAMFTGQVYRKEEYF; translated from the coding sequence ATGGAAGTCCAGAAGAAAGAAAAGGTTTGGGAGATTGCTAGATTTATGAGAAACCAAGATAAGGTTGCTGTGTGGTTGCAGGTAGACTTGATAGACGTAGATTTTGGATATGCCTTAATAGGCATGAAGGTTAGAGAAGACATGCTTAATGCGGCTAAGGTTTGTCAAGGAGGTGCCCTTTTTTCTTTTGCAGATTTTGCTTTTGCCATTGCTTCAAACTCTCATGGAAAATTAGCTTTAGCCATTTCTTCTACCATTTACTTTACCTCTTCAGCCAAAGAGGGAGAGTATCTTTACGCTGAAGCCAAGGAGTTAAGCCTCACCAGGCGAACCGGGGTTTATGAGGTAAAGGTTTTCGAAAAAGAAACAGGACGGCTGATTGCCATGTTTACCGGACAGGTTTATCGAAAAGAGGAATATTTTTAG
- the dapA gene encoding 4-hydroxy-tetrahydrodipicolinate synthase, whose protein sequence is MNLQGSIVALVTPFKDGKVDEASLRGLIRWHLEQGTDGILVLGTTGEAVTLEKEERKRVMEIALEEAKGKVPLIVGTGTNNTARVLEYTKLAEEMGFDAALIVTPYYNKPTQNGLYAHYSYIAKSTKIPIILYNVPGRTSVNLLPDTAAKLAEIENIVAIKEACGDIKQITELLLKCPKDFIVLSGDDFTALATVFLGGKGVISVVANITPKEMATLMKYALNGDIAKANELNFYLYPLYKAMFIETNPVPAKHALWLMGKIETPEVRLPLAGLTEASAEQVKKLLKEKYRLI, encoded by the coding sequence ATGAACCTACAGGGCTCTATAGTAGCCTTAGTTACACCATTTAAAGACGGAAAGGTAGATGAAGCTTCATTAAGAGGGCTGATCCGCTGGCATCTTGAACAAGGAACAGATGGTATCCTGGTTCTTGGAACCACAGGAGAAGCAGTGACGCTGGAAAAAGAAGAAAGAAAAAGGGTTATGGAAATAGCCTTAGAAGAAGCTAAAGGAAAGGTCCCTCTTATCGTAGGAACTGGCACTAATAACACAGCCCGGGTTCTTGAATACACCAAGCTTGCTGAAGAAATGGGATTTGATGCAGCCCTTATCGTTACCCCTTACTACAACAAACCTACTCAAAACGGTCTTTATGCTCATTATAGCTATATCGCTAAAAGCACTAAAATTCCTATTATTCTTTATAACGTCCCAGGTAGAACCTCGGTTAATCTGCTACCTGATACCGCGGCTAAACTTGCAGAAATAGAAAACATCGTTGCCATCAAAGAAGCTTGCGGAGACATTAAGCAGATTACCGAGTTGTTGTTAAAATGCCCTAAAGACTTTATCGTCCTTTCAGGAGATGACTTTACTGCTTTGGCTACGGTTTTCTTAGGAGGCAAAGGAGTGATTTCGGTGGTAGCGAACATAACCCCTAAGGAGATGGCAACCCTTATGAAGTATGCCTTAAACGGAGATATCGCTAAGGCTAATGAACTTAATTTTTATCTTTATCCTCTTTATAAAGCTATGTTTATAGAAACCAACCCTGTTCCTGCCAAACATGCCCTCTGGTTGATGGGTAAGATTGAGACCCCCGAAGTAAGACTACCTTTGGCCGGATTAACCGAAGCCTCTGCAGAACAGGTAAAAAAACTTTTAAAAGAAAAATATAGACTTATATAA
- a CDS encoding M48 family metalloprotease, with protein MLKTRSYILKLKILLALFLGFLLLFPPQVAQALISLEEEDKIGKEVLFELTKEVEFIDDLELNLYINAIGEELKKKGLTFSPFDFKFFLINNPSFNAFSVPGGYIFINSGIFNSIESEDELAGIMAHEMAHNLGRHIARRIEDIKKMQVLVTAATLAGIILGGEKAAALSLSSMAIAQTRLLAYSRADEEEADRTGFQILTKAGYNPWGMATVMERLSKKGNLAIELEYRYLLTHPLPQERVAYLISLAERYTTDRSPKNLIAEDPNYFKRLLVKAQVFSKKKDLASLITNLKVELSQKEDPWTRYTLALALKEQRYFKDALVELVKALQGLPFKPYFLLDLADIYLTSGEYLQALNVLNQIPPITPSKPYETLYLTKLDYLKALALAETGEPQKAYKLMQKFLSLSSLSYDPYFFYNLGKLASQLNKMGEAHFYFAKHYQLKGDLKPALYHYEKALSFLPKTDKMYLEVEKAIAQIKHKK; from the coding sequence TTGCTTAAAACCAGGTCTTACATCCTAAAACTAAAAATCCTTCTTGCTTTATTCTTAGGTTTTCTTTTATTGTTCCCTCCGCAGGTAGCCCAAGCCCTTATCTCGTTAGAAGAAGAAGACAAGATAGGTAAAGAGGTTTTGTTTGAGCTTACGAAAGAGGTAGAGTTTATAGATGACTTAGAATTAAACCTATATATTAATGCCATAGGAGAGGAGCTCAAAAAAAAGGGGCTAACCTTTTCTCCTTTTGATTTTAAGTTTTTTTTGATAAACAACCCCAGTTTTAATGCCTTTTCTGTACCTGGAGGATATATCTTTATTAATTCAGGTATTTTTAACAGTATTGAATCTGAAGACGAGCTTGCAGGTATTATGGCACATGAAATGGCCCATAACCTTGGTAGGCATATCGCAAGGAGGATAGAGGACATCAAAAAAATGCAAGTTCTGGTTACAGCGGCAACGTTAGCAGGAATTATACTGGGAGGGGAAAAGGCTGCCGCTTTAAGTCTGTCTTCTATGGCCATAGCTCAAACGAGACTTCTTGCTTACAGCAGGGCTGATGAAGAAGAGGCAGACAGGACCGGTTTTCAAATTTTAACCAAGGCTGGTTACAATCCTTGGGGCATGGCAACGGTGATGGAAAGGCTCTCTAAAAAAGGCAACCTGGCGATAGAGCTTGAGTATAGATATCTTTTAACCCACCCTTTGCCTCAAGAAAGAGTAGCCTATTTGATAAGCCTCGCTGAACGTTATACCACAGATAGGTCTCCTAAAAACCTAATAGCCGAAGACCCGAATTATTTTAAAAGATTACTGGTTAAAGCTCAAGTGTTTTCAAAAAAGAAGGATTTGGCATCCTTGATAACCAATCTAAAAGTAGAACTCAGCCAAAAAGAAGACCCTTGGACAAGATATACCTTAGCCTTAGCTTTAAAAGAACAGAGATATTTTAAGGATGCTTTGGTTGAATTGGTTAAGGCTTTACAAGGTCTTCCGTTTAAGCCTTATTTTCTCTTAGACTTAGCTGACATCTACTTAACCTCAGGAGAATATCTACAGGCCTTAAACGTGTTAAATCAAATACCACCTATTACCCCTTCAAAGCCTTATGAAACCCTTTATCTTACTAAACTGGATTATCTAAAGGCTTTAGCCTTAGCAGAAACTGGAGAACCTCAAAAAGCTTATAAACTTATGCAAAAGTTTCTAAGCCTTTCTTCCCTTAGCTATGACCCATACTTTTTTTATAACTTAGGAAAATTAGCTTCACAGTTAAACAAGATGGGAGAGGCTCATTTTTACTTTGCCAAACACTATCAACTTAAAGGTGATTTAAAGCCAGCGCTTTATCATTACGAAAAAGCCCTTTCCTTTTTACCTAAAACAGATAAAATGTATTTAGAAGTAGAAAAGGCTATAGCTCAGATAAAACACAAAAAATAG